A portion of the Fulvia fulva chromosome 1, complete sequence genome contains these proteins:
- a CDS encoding Nascent polypeptide-associated complex subunit alpha, translating to MANPRVEEIVDEPEKKVDEVEDESSDSDEEGGDANIPAGAQVAVHSRNEKKARKAIAKLGLKHVEGITRVTLRRPKNILFVISQPDVYKSPSSNTWIIFGEAKIEDLNSQAQASAAQQLAAQSANEHAGHDHSAEGADKGKAIEGDAGKKAEEEEDDGEEVDDTGLEAKDIELVMAQASVSRKKAVKALKENDNDIVNSIMALSI from the exons ATGGCCAACCCACGCGTCGAAGAAATTGTTGACGAGCCCGAGAAGAAGGTCGACGAGGTTGAGGACGAGTCTTCCGACTCTGACGAGGAAGGAGGAGATGCCAATATCCCAGCAGGCGCTCAGGTCGCCGTGCACAGCAGAAACGAGAAGAAGGCGCGCAAGGCCATTGCCAAGCTTGGTCTGAAGCACGTCGAGGGCATCACCCGTGTCACTCTCAGGCGACCAAAGAACATCCTCTTCGTCATTAGCCAGCCAGATGTCTACAAGTCCCCTTCGAGCAACACCTGGAT CATCTTCGGTGAGGCTAAGATCGAGGACCTGAACTCCCAAGCTCAGGCATCCGCTGCCCAGCAGCTTGCCGCACAGTCTGCCAACGAGCACGCCGGCCACGACCACTCGGCCGAGGGTGCCGACAAGGGCAAGGCAATCGAAGGCGATGCTGGTAAGAAGGCCGAGGAGGAAGAGGACGATGGCGAGGAGGTTGACGATACTGGTCTTGAGGCGAAGGACATTGAGCTCGTCATGGCTCAAGCCAGCGTCAGCCGGAAGAAGGCTGTCAAGGCGCTCAAGGAGAACGACAACGACATTGTCAACAGTATCATGGCATTGAGCATATAG
- a CDS encoding 60S ribosomal protein L14-A yields the protein MGDAEVTASSWRQVEQGRIAFFANGPFINRVAAIVQIIDHKRVLVEGPSDEPKLAVPRHAAALKDLSLTGIVIEKLPLATGSGSLKKRWAEAKIDEKWTNSGYAKRLQKEARRKNLNDFERFKVMRLRKQARFEVRKAIASAKA from the exons ATGGGCGACGCAGAGGTTACCGCCAGCAGCTGGAGACAGGTGGAGCAGGGACGCATCGCGTTCTTCGCCAACGGCCCTTTCATCAACCGAGTCGCCGCCATCGTCCAGATCATTGACCACAAGCGC GTCCTTGTCGAGGGTCCGTCCGATGAGCCAAAGCTCGCCGTTCCACGTCACGCCGCCGCACTCAAGGACCTCTCTCTAACCGGCATCGTGATTGAGAAGCTCCCACTCGCAACCGGCTCCGGCTCTCTCAAGAAGAGATGGGCAGAGGCAAAGATTGACGAGAAGTGGACAAACAGCGGCTATGCGAAGAGGCTGCAAAAGGAGGCGCGGAGGAAGAACTTGAACGACTTCGAGCGCTTCAAGGTTATGCGATTGAGGAAGCAG GCTCGCTTCGAGGTCCGCAAGGCCATTGCTTCCGCTAAGGCATAG
- a CDS encoding Cytidine deaminase, with amino-acid sequence MSDDFKPGHARHDTALIHGLSSTEVQKLSETCIEAKARAYCPYSHFRVGCSLLLTNGVVVQGANVENAAYPVGTCAERVTIATAVCQGAKKGDIRAIAVATDISPPASPCGMCRQFIREFCEQHTPILMYDKDGKSVVMTLEQLLPMSFGPEKLLSTEELSNGVSR; translated from the exons ATGTCAGACGACTTCAAACCAGGACATGCTCGCCACGACACCGCTCTGATTCACGGACTATCCTCTACAGAAGTCCAAAAGCTCTCGGAGACATGTATTGAGGCTAAAGCAAGGGCATACT GCCCATACTCGCACTTTCGAGTCGGATGCTCACTGCTGCTGACGAACGGCGTTGTCGTACAAGGGGCCAACGTTGAAAATGCAGCATATCCCGTAGGCACATGTGCCGAGCGAGTAACCATTGCCACCGCGGTCTGCCAGGGAGCAAAGAAAGGCGACATCCGGGCGATAGCCGTTGCGACTGATATCAGTCCTCCCGCATCCCCTTGTGGGATGTGTCGGCAGTTCATCAGGGAATTCTGCGAG CAACACACCCCGATCCTAATGTACGACAAGGACGGCAAGTCGGTAGTCATGACTTTGGAGCAACTACTTCCGATGTCATTCGGCCCAGAGAAGTTGTTGAGCACTGAAGAGCTTTCCAATGGTGTTTCACGATAG